From Sparus aurata chromosome 9, fSpaAur1.1, whole genome shotgun sequence, a single genomic window includes:
- the phgdh gene encoding D-3-phosphoglycerate dehydrogenase, producing MAPVSIKTVLISESVDPRCKKILEENGIRVTEKQNMKKDELIGEIKNYDGLVVRSATKVTADVINAADKLKIIGRAGTGVDNVDVDAATKKGIIVMNTPSGNTISAAELTCALLMSLSRNVPQAAMSMKQGNWDRKKFMGAELYGKVLGIVGLGRIGKEVASRMQSFGMRTIGYDPITPPEVAASWGVEPMSLELLWPQCDYITVHTPLMPSTVGLLNDASFAKCKKGVKVVNCARGGIIDEDALLRALESGQCGGAGLDVFVEEPPKNRSLIEHPNVVSCPHLGASTKEAQARCGEDIALQIVDMVKGNKLVGAVNAQVLASTFSQESHQLIKLGEAVGSVLQSCTTSKRPVSHVQITTQGDCMKSSAAYMTSSVLVGLLNHESCCPNLINVLSLAKESGITVNQTHCAADGAASGVCKVEIEASGCRYKASGSVQGGVPVLLELSDSVFRQPVSLTGNLLFFKASVNPQLLSSVAGLLTTEGVEIESFSAPADRSGDLWYCVGVSSPLRDLGALKPLVKEAAQLTV from the exons ATGGCCCCTGTCTCCATCAAGACCGTTTTAATCAGTGAAAGTGTGGACCCTCGGTGCAAGAAGATTCTGGAGGAAAATGGCATCCGAGTCACGGagaaacagaacatgaagaaGGATGAATTAATCGGGGAGATAAAG AACTACGACGGCCTTGTGGTTCGTTCTGCAACGAAGGTAACGGCTGATGTCATCAATGCTGCTGACAAGCTCAAAATCATTGGAAGAGCTGGGACTGGTGTGGACAATGTAGATGTTGATGCTGCCACCAAAAAGGGTATTATTGTCATGAA CACTCCAAGCGGTAACACGATCAGTGCTGCTGAGCTGACTTGTGCCCTGCTGATGAGCCTTTCAAG AAACGTGCCTCAAGCTGCAATGTCGATGAAGCAAGGCAACTGGGATCGCAAGAAG TTCATGGGTGCGGAGCTGTATGGAAAGGTACTCGGAATAGTTGGACTCGGAAGAATAGGAAAGGAAGTTGCCTCCAGAATGCAGTCTTTTGGCATGAGA ACTATCGGCTATGATCCAATCACTCCACCTGAGGTGGCGGCCAGCTGGGGGGTGGAGCCGATGTCTCTGGAGCTGCTTTGGCCCCAGTGTGACTACATCACTGTCCACACTCCTCTAATGCCCTCTACTGTCG GTCTGCTCAATGATGCATCATTTGCAAAATGCAAGAAAGGAGTAAAGGTTGTGAACTGTGCACGAGGAGGAATCATCGACGAGGATGCTCTCCTCAGAGCTCTGGAGTCCGGACAGTGTGGAGGAGCAGGGCTCGACGTCTTTGTTGAG GAGCCTCCTAAAAACCGATCATTGATTGAGCATCCTAACGTGGTCAGCTGTCCTCACCTGGGAGCCAGCACGAAGGAGGCTCAGGCTCGTTGTGGTGAGGATATTGCTCTGCAGATTGTGGACATGGTGAAGGGCAACAAGCTGGTCGGAGCA GTAAACGCACAGGTTTTAGCGAGCACATTCTCTCAGGAGTCCCACCAGCTGATCAAACTCGGAGAAGCTGTCGGCTCTGTGTTGCAGTCGTGCACTACCTCCAAGAGACCAGTCAGCCATGTTCAAATCACTACTCAAG GGGATTGCATGAAGTCCTCCGCTGCTTACATGACCTCATCAGTACTGGTCGGACTGTTGAATCATGAATCCTGTTGTCCGAACCTGATCAATGTTCTGAGCCTAGCCAAGGAGTCTGGAATCACG GTTAACCAGACCCACTGTGCAGCTGACGGGGCAGCCAGCGGAGTATGCAAGGTGGAGATCGAGGCCAGTGGCTGCCGCTACAAAGCTAGTGGTTCAGTTCAGGGTGGCGTTCCGGTCCTGCTGGAGCTGAGTGACAGTGTGTTCAGACAGCCTGTGTCTCTCACTGGAAACCTGCTGTTCTTCAAGGCCTCCGTAAACCCTCAGCTCCTGTCTTCAGTGGCTG GACTGCTGACCACAGAGGGAGTGGAGATTGAGTCTTTCAGTGCTCCCGCAGACCGCTCTGGAGACCTGTGGTATTGTGTGGGGGTGTCCTCTCCCCTGCGTGACCTCGGTGCCTTGAAGCCTTTGGTTAAGGAGGCAGCACAGCTCACCGTTTAA